A region of Vitis riparia cultivar Riparia Gloire de Montpellier isolate 1030 chromosome 1, EGFV_Vit.rip_1.0, whole genome shotgun sequence DNA encodes the following proteins:
- the LOC117911224 gene encoding pentatricopeptide repeat-containing protein At4g01570, producing MRHGRTLSSSAAAGAGVKLGDMLLVASISRTLSERGTRSPDLESIPISESLVVQILGRNSLDVSRKVEFFRWCSFRHNYKHSVGAYSDIFRIVCRAGAEFLDQVPLLMSSMKDDGVVVGQETFKLLLDSLIRAGKFDSALEILDHIEELGTGLNSYVYDSVLVALIRKNQLGLALPLFFKLLGGDEGQGGVPVPESNACNQLLVALRKADMKIEFRNVFEKLRAKKDFDLDTQGYNICIHAFGCWGDLGTALNLFKEMKDKSLNSSSFGPDLCTYNSLIRVLCLVGKVKDALIVWEELKGSGHEPDAFTYRILIQGCSKSYRMDDAMRIFNEMQYNGFCPDTIVYNTLLDGLFKARKVMEACQVFEKMVEDGVRASCWTHNIVICGLFRNGRAAAGYTLFCDLKKKGKFVDGITYSIVVLQLCREGQLEEALQLVEEMEARGFVVDLVTITSLLIGFHKQGRWDWTERLMKHIRDGNLVPNVLNWEANMEAYMKAPQSRRKDYTPMFPSDGNLSEIMSLISSADTGMDGSPGSEEDVAQHEDQWSSSPYMDQLASQLKSNDVSSQLFSLSRGQRVQAKGIDSFDIDMVNTYLSIFLAKGKLSLACKLFEIFSNMGVDPVIYTYNSMMTAFVKKGYFNEAWGVFHEMGEKVCPPDIATYNVIIQGLGKMGRADLASAVLDMLMKQGGYLDIVMYNSLINALGKAGQIDEATKLFEQMRSSGINPDVVTFNTLIEIHAKAGQLKAAYKFLKLMLDAGCSPNHVTDTTLDFLGKEIDKLRYKKASIIRTSKDDSS from the coding sequence ATGCGCCACGGAAGAACACTTTCTTCTTCGGCGGCTGCTGGTGCGGGTGTTAAACTTGGAGATATGCTTTTAGTGGCCTCCATTTCGAGAACACTATCTGAGCGCGGGACTCGGAGCCCTGACCTCGAGTCCATTCCAATATCGGAGTCTCTTGTTGTGCAAATTCTTGGGAGAAATTCGCTTGATGTCTCCAGGAAGGTGGAGTTTTTCAGGTGGTGTTCTTTCAGGCATAATTACAAACATTCGGTGGGCGCTTACTCTGACATTTTCCGAATTGTGTGCAGAGCCGGGGCTGAGTTTCTGGACCAAGTCCCGCTCCTGATGAGCTCCATGAAGGATGATGGAGTGGTTGTTGGCCAGGAAACCTTCAAACTCCTGCTTGATTCTCTTATTCGGGCGGGTAAATTTGATTCGGCACTTGAAATTCTTGATCACATAGAGGAATTGGGGACTGGCCTGAACTCCTATGTGTATGACTCTGTTCTTGTTGCTTTAATTAGAAAAAACCAATTGGGTTTGGCCTTGCCCCTCTTTTTCAAGCTATTGGGTGGTGATGAAGGACAGGGAGGTGTCCCGGTTCCTGAATCCAATGCCTGTAATCAGTTGTTGGTTGCTCTGAGAAAAGCAGACATGAAAATTGAGTTCAGAAATGTGTTTGAAAAATTGAGAGCAAAGAAGGATTTTGACTTGGATACACAGGGTTACAACATATGCATACATGCATTTGGGTGTTGGGGTGATCTGGGTACTGCTCTGAACCTCTTCAAAGAGATGAAGGATAAGAGCTTGAATTCTAGTTCTTTTGGCCCTGATTTGTGCACTTATAATAGTCTGATTCGTGTGCTGTGCTTGGTCGGGAAGGTGAAAGATGCTCTCATTGTTTGGGAGGAATTGAAAGGGTCTGGGCATGAGCCTGATGCTTTCACTTACCGAATCCTTATTCAAGGGTGCTCTAAATCATATAGAATGGATGATGCGATGAGGATATTCAATGAGATGCAGTATAATGGATTCTGTCCAGATACCATTGTTTATAATACTCTACTGGATGGGCTATTTAAAGCCAGGAAAGTTATGGAAGCTTGCCAAGTGTTTGAGAAGATGGTTGAGGATGGGGTAAGGGCATCGTGTTGGACTCATAATATTGTGATTTGTGGCTTGTTCAGGAATGGGAGGGCTGCAGCAGGTTACACTCTATTTTGTGACTTGAAAAAGAAGGGGAAGTTTGTGGATGGAATCACGTATAGCATTGTTGTGTTGCAGCTTTGTAGGGAGGGGCAACTTGAGGAAGCACTGCAGTTGGTGGAGGAAATGGAGGCTAGAGGGTTTGTTGTTGATCTTGTTACCATAACATCCCTCTTGATTGGATTCCATAAGCAAGGTAGGTGGGATTGGACAGAGAGGCTCATGAAGCACATTAGGGATGGTAATCTAGTACCAAATGTCCTCAACTGGGAAGCCAATATGGAGGCTTATATGAAAGCCCCACAAAGCCGAAGAAAAGATTATACACCAATGTTCCCATCTGATGGTAACTTGAGTGAAATCATGAGTTTAATTAGTTCTGCTGACACGGGGATGGATGGCAGCCCTGGTTCAGAAGAGGATGTGGCTCAACATGAGGATCAGTGGTCATCATCCCCATATATGGATCAATTGGCCAGTCAATTGAAGTCCAATGATGTTTCTTCTCAACTGTTCTCATTATCCAGAGGGCAACGAGTCCAGGCAAAAGGGATAGACTCATTTGACATTGATATGGTCAATACTTACCTATCAATATTCTTGGCCAAAGGAAAGCTGAGCTTAGCCTGCAAGTTGTTTGAGATATTTAGCAATATGGGTGTCGACCCTGTGATTTACACCTACAATTCCATGATGACTGCGTTTGTCAAGAAGGGCTATTTCAATGAGGCATGGGGCGTTTTTCATGAAATGGGAGAGAAGGTCTGCCCACCAGACATAGCAACATACAATGTGATAATTCAAGGCTTGGGGAAGATGGGAAGAGCAGATCTAGCTAGTGCTGTTCTCGATATGCTAATGAAGCAAGGTGGATATCTTGACATTGTGATGTATAATTCACTGATTAATGCTCTCGGGAAGGCTGGGCAGATTGATGAAGCAACCAAGCTTTTTGAGCAAATGAGGAGCAGTGGGATAAATCCCGATGTTGTCACTTTTAATACACTTATTGAAATTCATGCCAAGGCAGGTCAACTAAAGGCTGCATACAAGTTCTTAAAATTGATGTTGGATGCTGGATGCTCCCCCAATCATGTTACAGACACAACCCTGGATTTTCTGGGGAAGGAGATTGACAAGTTGAGGTACAAAAAAGCATCAATCATACGCACTAGTAAAGATGATTCTTCTTGA